One genomic segment of Stenotrophomonas sp. 704A1 includes these proteins:
- a CDS encoding class I SAM-dependent methyltransferase — MHTPAPLDQNTLWNGPGGQTWVAQQALLDGLFQPLADALRSELPATVTELLDIGCGTGASVLAAAQARPGARCTGVDISAPMLALARQRAAGLGLDIDFIVADAQRHRFDSARYDWMQSRLGVMFFDDTQGAFANLHRAARSGAGLRAIAWRGAEENPFMTTAERTVGDQLALPERRPGAPGQFAFADAGQVRRQLQDAGWRDVQVQPLDLACSLARDDLPAYVRQLGPIGLALRSLPADRADALHAQALAAFAPFIEGDRVRVDAACWLLRACA, encoded by the coding sequence ATGCACACCCCTGCCCCACTCGATCAGAACACGCTCTGGAACGGCCCGGGTGGCCAGACCTGGGTTGCCCAGCAGGCCCTGCTCGATGGCCTGTTCCAGCCGCTGGCCGACGCCCTGCGCAGCGAGCTGCCCGCGACCGTCACCGAATTGCTGGATATCGGCTGCGGCACCGGGGCCAGCGTGCTGGCGGCGGCCCAGGCGCGGCCAGGTGCGCGCTGCACCGGCGTGGACATCTCCGCACCGATGCTCGCGCTTGCCCGGCAGCGTGCCGCCGGCCTCGGGCTGGACATCGACTTCATCGTTGCCGACGCCCAACGCCATCGGTTCGACAGCGCACGCTACGACTGGATGCAGTCGCGGCTGGGCGTGATGTTCTTCGACGATACGCAGGGCGCGTTCGCCAACCTGCACCGTGCTGCCCGCAGCGGCGCCGGCCTGCGCGCCATCGCCTGGCGCGGCGCAGAGGAAAACCCCTTCATGACCACCGCCGAGCGCACCGTGGGCGACCAGCTGGCGCTGCCGGAGCGGCGACCCGGTGCACCGGGGCAGTTCGCCTTTGCCGATGCCGGGCAGGTACGCCGGCAGCTGCAGGACGCCGGCTGGCGCGACGTGCAGGTGCAGCCGCTGGACCTGGCATGCTCGCTGGCCCGCGACGACCTGCCGGCCTACGTACGTCAGCTCGGGCCGATCGGCCTGGCCCTGCGCAGTCTGCCGGCCGACCGCGCCGATGCCCTGCACGCACAGGCGCTGGCGGCATTTGCACCCTTCATCGAGGGCGACCGGGTGCGGGTGGATGCGGCGTGCTGGCTGCTGCGCGCCTGCGCCTGA
- a CDS encoding DUF6959 family protein, translated as MNAQFLPLSMKTETTLSVYGQLGNHAVVRIPGRRLPGLILQADTVAGFLTQLQEAQACLRSGRAQRADAELDMLVDMLQQWYALIESRLADAGEAL; from the coding sequence ATGAACGCCCAGTTCCTGCCCCTGTCCATGAAGACGGAAACCACTCTCAGCGTGTACGGCCAGCTCGGCAACCATGCGGTGGTACGCATCCCCGGCAGGCGCCTGCCGGGCCTGATCCTGCAGGCCGATACGGTGGCCGGCTTCCTCACCCAGCTGCAGGAGGCACAGGCCTGCCTGCGCAGCGGCCGCGCCCAGCGTGCCGACGCCGAACTGGACATGCTGGTGGACATGCTGCAGCAGTGGTACGCGCTGATCGAATCGCGCCTGGCCGACGCCGGCGAGGCGTTGTAG
- a CDS encoding OmpA family protein, with protein MKLHRIADRGRFVALLGLVLGAGLLAACRSHAPAAEGPAAASAVAFPDAGKASLKEGIYPDIADLRRFAPGMSKRQLYSLLGTPHFNEGMWGVREWNYLFNFRTAQGAEYFTCQFQVRFDSKGIAQGGYWKPESCAAVLDPPRPPAPPPPAPLPEQPLRLAADALFGFDSAVLSASGQQAVQGVLAQVREASQVQSIQVVGYTDRIGSAAYNQTLSQRRAEAVRMALVQGGVPAASISAEGRGAAEPLVQCDQRNRRELIACLAPNRRVQIAGVAQPR; from the coding sequence ATGAAACTGCATCGCATCGCCGACCGCGGCCGCTTCGTCGCCCTGCTGGGCCTGGTGCTGGGCGCAGGGCTGCTGGCGGCCTGCCGCAGCCACGCGCCGGCTGCCGAGGGCCCTGCCGCCGCCAGCGCGGTCGCCTTCCCCGACGCGGGCAAGGCGTCGCTGAAGGAGGGCATCTACCCGGACATCGCCGACCTGCGCCGGTTCGCGCCGGGCATGAGCAAGCGCCAGCTGTACAGCCTGCTGGGCACGCCGCACTTCAACGAAGGCATGTGGGGCGTGCGCGAATGGAACTACCTGTTCAACTTCCGCACCGCACAGGGCGCGGAGTACTTCACCTGCCAGTTCCAGGTGCGTTTCGACAGCAAGGGCATCGCCCAGGGCGGCTACTGGAAGCCCGAATCGTGTGCCGCCGTCCTCGATCCGCCGCGGCCGCCGGCACCGCCGCCGCCCGCGCCGCTGCCGGAGCAGCCGTTGCGGCTGGCCGCCGATGCGCTGTTCGGGTTCGACAGCGCAGTGCTCAGCGCGAGCGGGCAGCAGGCGGTGCAGGGCGTGCTGGCGCAGGTGCGCGAGGCCAGCCAGGTGCAGTCGATCCAGGTGGTCGGGTACACCGACCGCATCGGCAGTGCCGCCTACAACCAGACCCTGTCGCAGCGCCGCGCCGAAGCGGTGCGCATGGCACTGGTGCAGGGCGGTGTGCCGGCCGCCAGCATCAGCGCCGAGGGCCGCGGCGCGGCCGAGCCGCTGGTGCAGTGCGACCAGCGCAACCGCCGCGAACTGATTGCCTGCCTGGCACCCAACCGCCGGGTGCAGATCGCCGGTGTCGCCCAGCCCCGTTGA